In a single window of the Sinobacterium caligoides genome:
- a CDS encoding transporter substrate-binding domain-containing protein, whose product MKKLLCFAAAMLASVPLFALDKITFATEPTYPPFEYLDEAGNYQGFDMDLARAVCAAAEVKCEFKSNDFDSLIPGLRYHKFDAVIAAMDVTEERSKAVDFSNVYVANSAVYVARSGDLKSIHDLHGKRVAVQNGTTHLNYLDDRMKAEKITIVPYKGYPQAYLDLGNKRVDAVFSDAVVAHEWLEKRGKGSFEVVGEPVTDSKYFGSGLAIAVRKGNAELLEVINKALAKIKADGTYQKIYDKHLAN is encoded by the coding sequence ATGAAGAAATTACTTTGTTTTGCTGCAGCGATGTTGGCCAGCGTACCACTGTTTGCCCTCGACAAGATTACGTTTGCCACCGAGCCGACTTACCCACCGTTCGAGTATCTCGATGAGGCGGGTAACTACCAGGGCTTTGATATGGATCTAGCGCGTGCCGTGTGTGCGGCGGCTGAAGTTAAGTGTGAGTTCAAGAGTAATGATTTTGACAGCTTAATCCCCGGTCTGCGCTACCATAAGTTCGACGCTGTCATTGCCGCCATGGATGTCACCGAAGAGCGTAGCAAGGCCGTCGATTTTAGTAATGTGTATGTGGCAAACTCGGCCGTCTATGTTGCTCGCAGCGGTGATTTAAAAAGCATCCACGACCTGCACGGAAAGCGTGTAGCAGTGCAGAATGGCACGACCCATCTGAACTACTTAGACGATCGTATGAAGGCCGAGAAGATTACTATTGTGCCTTATAAAGGCTATCCCCAGGCTTATCTGGACTTAGGCAATAAGCGTGTCGATGCGGTGTTCTCAGACGCGGTGGTTGCCCATGAGTGGCTGGAAAAGCGCGGTAAAGGCAGCTTTGAGGTCGTTGGTGAGCCTGTGACCGATAGCAAGTACTTCGGTTCGGGCCTCGCCATTGCTGTACGCAAGGGCAATGCCGAGTTACTTGAGGTGATTAACAAAGCCTTGGCGAAGATAAAGGCCGATGGCACTTATCAGAAAATCTACGATAAGCACCTAGCGAACTAA
- a CDS encoding ATP-binding cassette domain-containing protein: protein MTITLQAIDKSWGASHVLKNVSLSFAPGETTVLLGPSGAGKSSLLRILNLLDTPDNGTLVVAGDTFSFPAPKNKAFIQQARRLRQKVGMVFQQYHLWPHMTIMQNLIEAPCKILGLSKVEATAKAEQLLAQLKIGEKAAVFPSQLSGGQQQRVAIARALMMEPEVLLFDEPTAALDPEITNEVAQIIKQLADMGITMIVVTHEVGFAKRVASRVVYMEAGRIVEEGPAACMQEPKTPEFENYLKH from the coding sequence ATGACTATTACCCTGCAAGCTATTGATAAGAGTTGGGGCGCCTCCCATGTGCTCAAGAATGTCTCGCTGAGTTTCGCACCCGGTGAGACGACGGTGTTGCTGGGGCCAAGCGGTGCAGGTAAGAGCTCACTGCTGCGTATTTTGAATCTATTGGACACGCCGGATAACGGTACCTTAGTGGTCGCCGGTGACACCTTTAGTTTTCCTGCGCCGAAGAATAAGGCTTTTATCCAGCAGGCAAGACGATTGCGACAGAAGGTTGGCATGGTGTTCCAGCAGTATCATCTGTGGCCACATATGACGATCATGCAAAACCTGATTGAGGCACCCTGTAAAATATTGGGGTTGAGCAAGGTCGAAGCGACGGCTAAGGCTGAACAGCTATTGGCTCAGCTGAAGATCGGAGAGAAGGCGGCGGTCTTTCCCAGCCAACTGTCGGGTGGCCAGCAGCAGCGTGTGGCGATCGCGCGGGCACTGATGATGGAGCCTGAAGTGTTGTTGTTTGATGAGCCGACCGCGGCGCTCGATCCTGAGATTACCAATGAGGTGGCGCAGATTATTAAACAGCTTGCCGATATGGGGATTACCATGATTGTGGTGACCCACGAGGTGGGCTTTGCTAAAAGAGTGGCGTCGCGTGTCGTCTATATGGAGGCAGGGCGGATTGTTGAAGAGGGGCCTGCAGCTTGTATGCAAGAACCTAAAACCCCAGAATTTGAAAACTATCTAAAACACTAA
- the efpL gene encoding elongation factor P-like protein EfpL, whose translation MSPLTKASELKKGMVVEINGMPHIVKTLDAKSPSSRGASTLYKVRFNNLKTGQKLDESFKGDDMLKDADCLRTQVQYSYFDGEMYTFMNLDDYSQYTLSTDELEGQLEYLVEGLEGITALLVDDQIIAIDLPTAVEMTIVETAPGIKGATATGRTKPATLSTGLEVQVPEYLEPGEAIKVNTSNNKFMSRA comes from the coding sequence GTGAGTCCGTTGACCAAGGCAAGTGAATTAAAGAAGGGGATGGTCGTTGAGATTAACGGCATGCCGCACATTGTAAAGACACTCGACGCTAAGAGTCCGTCTTCGCGAGGGGCTTCAACACTCTATAAGGTGCGCTTCAATAATTTGAAGACAGGGCAGAAGCTCGATGAGTCGTTCAAGGGTGATGACATGCTTAAGGATGCCGACTGCCTGCGCACGCAAGTACAGTACTCCTACTTTGATGGTGAGATGTACACCTTCATGAACCTGGATGATTATAGCCAATATACGTTGTCAACTGATGAGCTTGAGGGGCAGCTAGAGTACCTTGTGGAAGGTCTTGAAGGTATTACCGCGCTGTTGGTTGACGACCAGATTATTGCCATCGATTTGCCCACCGCGGTCGAAATGACGATCGTTGAAACGGCTCCGGGCATCAAGGGAGCGACCGCCACGGGAAGGACGAAACCGGCGACGCTGAGTACGGGGCTGGAGGTGCAGGTACCGGAGTATTTAGAGCCGGGTGAGGCAATCAAAGTAAACACCAGCAACAATAAGTTTATGTCGCGCGCTTAA
- a CDS encoding MATE family efflux transporter: MANAKFVTGRPLKHIITMTLASTVGLLMLFTSDLVDMYFLSLLDQRSLVAAIGFAGTLLFFTTAACIGLQVGMGALVAKSLGAGDRQRAGEYCSYVLLYSLVVSVLLTIPIFVFLPELLRFLGASHETLDYAVRYGRILLPATPLLALGMGAAAALRAQGDAKRSMLVTVLGALVNVLLDPLFIFTFGWGLEGAAWASVCSRVALMLLALYWIQSEHRLPRAITFAGFIGSLGTVTAIAGPAMLTSLATPLASSFVVKTMAQYGDEAVAGSAIIGRIVPVAFAAIFALSGAVGPIIGQNAGAALYCRVRRTIIDAMLVNLAYCLFAWMLLFLLRDVLIDSFSATGLAAELIDFYCHYLVLGFVFSGVLFVANAGFNNLGQAYMATVFNFARSLLGVIPFVYWLSALYGPMGVLMGEAAGVLLFAVLAFYMVLRRVRRLELGISKLSAD, encoded by the coding sequence GTGGCGAACGCTAAATTTGTAACCGGTAGGCCACTCAAACACATCATCACCATGACGCTGGCCTCGACGGTCGGTTTGCTAATGCTATTTACCTCCGACCTGGTCGATATGTACTTCCTCAGTTTGCTCGATCAGCGCTCACTGGTGGCGGCGATTGGTTTCGCGGGAACACTGCTGTTTTTTACCACCGCAGCCTGCATTGGTCTACAGGTGGGTATGGGGGCGCTGGTGGCGAAGTCGTTGGGTGCCGGTGATCGTCAGCGTGCCGGCGAATATTGTAGTTACGTGTTGCTCTATAGTCTGGTTGTGTCCGTGTTGCTGACGATCCCGATCTTTGTCTTTCTGCCAGAGCTATTGCGCTTTCTCGGTGCTAGTCATGAGACGCTAGATTACGCGGTACGCTATGGCCGGATCTTATTGCCGGCGACGCCTTTGCTGGCGCTGGGGATGGGGGCGGCAGCGGCGCTGCGAGCGCAGGGTGATGCCAAGCGCTCGATGTTAGTGACGGTGCTAGGGGCGCTGGTTAATGTGTTGCTGGACCCACTGTTTATCTTCACTTTTGGCTGGGGGCTGGAGGGCGCGGCGTGGGCCTCGGTGTGCTCGCGAGTGGCGCTGATGTTGTTGGCGCTGTATTGGATTCAATCAGAGCATCGGCTACCTCGAGCGATTACCTTTGCAGGTTTTATCGGCTCGTTAGGCACCGTGACGGCGATTGCTGGGCCGGCGATGTTGACGTCTCTGGCGACGCCGTTGGCGAGTAGCTTTGTGGTGAAGACGATGGCGCAGTACGGTGACGAGGCTGTCGCCGGCTCGGCTATTATCGGTCGTATTGTGCCAGTCGCCTTTGCGGCGATCTTTGCCCTGTCGGGGGCGGTCGGGCCTATCATCGGTCAAAATGCCGGTGCAGCACTCTATTGCCGGGTTAGGCGTACCATCATCGACGCGATGCTGGTTAATCTTGCTTACTGTCTATTTGCTTGGATGCTCTTATTCTTGCTGCGCGATGTGTTGATTGACAGTTTCAGCGCGACCGGCTTAGCGGCAGAGTTGATTGATTTTTACTGTCATTATCTCGTTTTGGGGTTTGTCTTTAGCGGTGTATTGTTTGTTGCTAATGCTGGCTTTAATAATTTGGGGCAGGCTTATATGGCGACGGTGTTTAACTTTGCACGCTCGTTATTAGGTGTCATCCCCTTCGTGTATTGGCTGTCGGCGCTGTATGGCCCAATGGGGGTGTTGATGGGCGAGGCCGCGGGCGTATTGCTTTTCGCCGTGTTGGCATTTTATATGGTGTTGCGACGGGTGAGGCGTCTGGAACTCGGCATCAGCAAACTGTCCGCTGACTGA
- a CDS encoding spermidine synthase, with protein MALQEVHREKDEWGELSVVDDGAYRYLCFAEGDEQSCQLKAQPQILQHEYTQAMCLALLISVPKNVVILGLGGGCLVSAIHHCLPGVKIRAVELRPQVVDVAYRHFRLPRSKRLQIIIDDAIDFIARDEVKKTDILFADLYTGDGVDNRQTEQAFIRRCHSLLKSEGVLVLNCWREHRYEYAIQEVLTALFVEVWVCVTGSGNWVIIASRRPSAASNKQLKQRAQQLSQQLGFNLTAMLARMQPLSAAVEE; from the coding sequence ATGGCGTTACAAGAAGTACATCGAGAAAAAGATGAGTGGGGAGAGCTATCGGTGGTGGATGACGGTGCTTATCGTTACCTCTGTTTTGCCGAGGGTGACGAGCAGAGTTGTCAGCTCAAGGCGCAGCCACAGATCTTACAGCATGAATATACCCAGGCGATGTGCCTGGCGCTGTTAATAAGTGTGCCGAAAAATGTTGTGATACTGGGGTTGGGCGGTGGTTGCCTGGTGAGTGCTATTCATCATTGCCTACCTGGGGTGAAAATTAGAGCCGTCGAGCTGCGCCCTCAGGTGGTTGATGTCGCTTATCGTCACTTCCGCTTGCCACGATCGAAGCGGCTGCAAATCATTATCGATGATGCGATCGACTTTATTGCTCGTGACGAGGTGAAGAAGACCGATATTCTGTTTGCCGATCTTTATACCGGCGATGGTGTGGACAACAGACAAACTGAGCAGGCCTTTATTCGGCGTTGTCACAGCTTGTTGAAGTCGGAGGGGGTGTTGGTGTTGAACTGTTGGCGCGAACACCGCTACGAATATGCCATACAGGAGGTGCTGACGGCGCTATTTGTCGAAGTTTGGGTCTGTGTGACTGGCAGTGGCAACTGGGTGATCATTGCCAGCCGTCGGCCGTCGGCGGCGAGTAATAAACAGTTGAAACAGCGTGCTCAGCAGTTGTCACAGCAACTGGGCTTCAACTTGACGGCGATGCTGGCGCGGATGCAGCCGCTTAGTGCCGCGGTGGAGGAGTAG
- a CDS encoding acetate/propionate family kinase, which translates to MNNWILVLNAGSSSLKFALVDAVSGDSNFDGLAERLGSPQAVIKIKNDGVKTESAISDGSMASAIAKVIEALPEGAKPVAIGHRVVQGGEKFRVPTLIDAAALEEIAACSHLAPLHSAANLAGIEAAQAAFPELPQVAVFDTSFHAQLPEKVFQYAIPQELYREHSIRRYGMHGTSYEFVSQEAARVLGKDVKEAQLLVAHLGNGCSASAIRDGHSVDTTMGMTPLEGLVMGTRSGDVDPGIILWMAQQQGMSGDEISDVLNKKSGLLGLSELTNDCRGIEEAAAEGHKGALLALDVFIFRLARTLAALSASLDHIDGLVFTGGIGENSDLVRRRVVEQLRILGLKVNDQANADRGRSHPNIAAEGSPAILVINTNEEFMIAKHTLKLTQA; encoded by the coding sequence ATGAACAACTGGATTCTGGTTTTAAACGCAGGTAGCTCAAGCTTAAAGTTTGCCCTCGTTGACGCGGTTAGCGGCGACAGCAATTTCGACGGTCTCGCAGAGCGCTTGGGCAGCCCGCAAGCTGTCATCAAAATCAAGAATGACGGCGTAAAAACCGAGTCAGCGATCAGCGACGGCTCTATGGCTTCTGCCATTGCCAAAGTGATCGAGGCCCTGCCAGAAGGTGCCAAGCCTGTTGCTATCGGCCACCGTGTCGTTCAAGGCGGCGAGAAGTTCCGCGTACCCACGCTAATTGACGCCGCCGCACTCGAAGAGATTGCCGCCTGCTCTCACTTGGCGCCACTGCACTCTGCCGCAAACCTAGCCGGTATTGAAGCGGCTCAGGCAGCCTTCCCTGAGCTGCCTCAGGTTGCCGTATTCGACACCTCTTTCCACGCCCAACTGCCTGAGAAAGTGTTCCAGTACGCGATCCCTCAAGAGCTCTACCGCGAGCACTCAATCCGTCGCTATGGCATGCACGGCACCAGCTACGAGTTCGTCTCACAAGAGGCCGCACGCGTACTTGGCAAGGACGTGAAAGAGGCACAGCTACTAGTCGCCCACCTCGGTAACGGCTGTAGCGCCAGCGCCATCCGTGACGGTCACTCAGTCGACACCACCATGGGCATGACCCCTCTCGAAGGTCTCGTCATGGGTACGCGCTCCGGTGACGTTGATCCCGGCATCATCCTCTGGATGGCACAGCAACAAGGCATGAGCGGCGACGAGATTTCTGACGTCCTCAATAAGAAGTCTGGCCTACTTGGTCTCTCTGAGCTCACCAACGATTGTCGTGGTATCGAAGAAGCCGCCGCCGAAGGCCACAAGGGCGCTCTACTCGCCCTCGACGTTTTCATCTTCCGCCTAGCGCGTACCTTGGCCGCTCTCAGTGCCAGCCTCGATCACATCGACGGCCTCGTATTCACCGGTGGTATCGGTGAGAACTCTGATCTAGTGCGTCGCCGCGTCGTCGAGCAACTCAGAATTCTTGGCCTGAAAGTCAACGATCAAGCCAACGCCGATCGTGGCCGTAGCCACCCGAACATCGCCGCCGAAGGCAGCCCAGCAATCTTGGTGATCAACACCAACGAAGAATTCATGATTGCCAAGCACACCCTGAAGCTCACTCAGGCGTAA
- the pta gene encoding phosphate acetyltransferase: MQHTYLLSPLGASTGASSIAMGLMHLADQRGLKAGFFLPVSQSVQSLSASFGSKPAMGMEQLQQYMSDGELDDALELMVASYEEQAADCDIVIVLGLASNDATPFATKVNSALAKSLDASVILVATDTEVNPQHMNRKLEIAAETYGGAIHGRALGVVINKAGAPRDVHGTIRPEMFDTQGREIPSLEALEKQLPIFRGGHFKLFGIIPWQSRLMAPRTIDINRVLPVQILHKGQAESRRIEHVSIGARSPGNLVEVLQPGTLVVTSGDRNDVLQAAALAEISGNPLAGVLLTGGLQPSEGTMKLIAPALELGLPVMVTKTATYPTATRLPALYPYTPEDDTERFASIIDHVVAHLQREKFREVISVEGERRLSPAAFRYNLVRVAKALKKTVVLPEGDEPRTVEAAIISANKGIAHCQLLADPAVIDDLLEKRGWSRPEQNFEVIDPRTIRNNYINSFVELRKHKGMNEVRARQLLEDSVVLGTMMLEQNDVDGLVSGAVHTTANTILPALQLIKTKPDASLVSSVFFMCLPDQVMVYGDCAVNPDPDAQQLADIAIQSADSAAAFGIPPRVAMISYSTGSSGSGADVEKVREATRIAKELRPDLVIDGPLQYDAATTASVAASKAPDSPVAGKATVIIFPDLNTGNTTYKAVQRSASVVSVGPMLQGLKKPVNDLSRGALVDDIVYTIALTAIQSGSEGELEK, from the coding sequence ATGCAACATACCTACTTACTCAGCCCCCTCGGCGCCTCCACCGGCGCCAGTTCCATCGCCATGGGTCTCATGCACCTCGCCGATCAGCGCGGTTTAAAGGCGGGCTTCTTCCTCCCCGTCAGCCAATCGGTACAGAGCTTGAGCGCCTCATTCGGCTCTAAACCCGCCATGGGCATGGAACAACTACAACAGTATATGAGCGATGGCGAGCTAGACGACGCCCTCGAGCTGATGGTCGCCTCTTACGAAGAACAGGCCGCCGATTGCGACATCGTCATCGTCCTGGGCTTGGCGAGCAACGACGCGACCCCCTTCGCAACCAAGGTTAACTCGGCACTGGCCAAGTCCCTAGACGCCAGCGTCATTCTGGTTGCCACCGACACCGAAGTTAATCCTCAGCACATGAACCGCAAGCTAGAGATTGCTGCAGAGACTTACGGCGGAGCAATCCACGGCCGCGCCCTCGGTGTCGTTATCAACAAGGCCGGTGCTCCCCGTGACGTACACGGCACCATTCGCCCAGAGATGTTCGACACCCAGGGACGTGAGATCCCCAGCCTTGAAGCACTAGAAAAGCAGCTGCCTATCTTCCGCGGCGGCCACTTCAAGCTGTTCGGTATCATTCCTTGGCAGAGCCGCCTGATGGCGCCGAGAACCATCGACATCAATCGCGTACTACCGGTACAGATTCTACACAAGGGGCAGGCTGAAAGCCGTCGCATCGAGCATGTCAGTATCGGCGCACGCTCACCCGGCAACCTGGTCGAAGTCCTGCAGCCCGGCACGCTGGTCGTCACCTCTGGCGATCGCAACGACGTACTACAGGCGGCAGCGCTCGCTGAGATTAGCGGCAATCCGCTAGCCGGTGTACTGCTGACTGGCGGCCTGCAGCCTTCAGAAGGCACCATGAAGCTGATCGCCCCCGCGCTCGAGCTTGGCCTACCCGTTATGGTCACCAAGACCGCCACCTACCCGACGGCCACGCGCCTGCCAGCACTCTACCCCTACACGCCTGAGGATGACACCGAGCGCTTTGCCTCGATCATTGATCACGTCGTCGCCCACCTACAGCGTGAGAAGTTCCGCGAAGTGATCAGCGTCGAAGGCGAGCGTCGCCTCTCTCCCGCGGCCTTCCGCTACAACTTAGTGCGTGTCGCCAAGGCGCTGAAGAAGACCGTCGTGCTACCCGAGGGTGATGAGCCACGCACCGTCGAGGCTGCCATCATCTCAGCCAACAAGGGCATCGCACACTGTCAGCTACTCGCCGATCCCGCGGTCATCGATGACCTGCTGGAGAAGCGTGGTTGGAGCCGTCCTGAGCAAAACTTCGAAGTTATCGACCCGCGTACCATCCGCAACAACTACATCAACTCCTTTGTCGAGCTGCGTAAGCACAAGGGCATGAACGAAGTCCGTGCTCGTCAGCTGCTCGAAGACAGCGTCGTCCTCGGCACCATGATGCTCGAACAGAACGACGTTGACGGCCTCGTCTCAGGTGCTGTTCACACCACGGCAAACACCATCTTGCCTGCACTGCAGCTGATCAAGACCAAGCCTGACGCCAGCCTTGTCTCCTCGGTGTTCTTCATGTGCCTACCCGATCAGGTAATGGTCTACGGTGACTGCGCCGTCAACCCAGACCCCGACGCACAGCAGCTGGCCGACATTGCCATTCAGTCCGCCGATTCTGCGGCCGCCTTTGGTATTCCGCCACGCGTTGCGATGATCTCCTACAGCACTGGTAGCTCAGGCAGCGGTGCCGATGTCGAGAAGGTCCGTGAGGCCACACGCATCGCCAAGGAGCTGCGCCCTGATCTCGTGATCGACGGTCCTCTGCAGTACGATGCGGCAACCACCGCCAGCGTTGCAGCCAGCAAGGCGCCGGATAGCCCCGTTGCCGGTAAAGCCACCGTCATCATCTTCCCCGACCTCAACACCGGTAACACCACCTACAAGGCTGTGCAACGCAGCGCCTCTGTAGTCAGTGTCGGCCCGATGTTGCAGGGCTTGAAGAAGCCGGTTAACGACCTGTCTCGCGGCGCCCTCGTCGACGACATTGTCTACACCATCGCCCTGACTGCAATCCAGTCAGGCAGTGAAGGCGAGCTCGAGAAGTAA
- a CDS encoding D-hexose-6-phosphate mutarotase, translating into MDNTTLIEQLKQRFNQQTSVNFREQGQLVAIDVENASACASLFLQGAQISHYQPQQQTPVLWCSEHCDYSLGRSLRGGIPICWPWFGGLHANPKTITEQYSTRQLDDASAHGFVREQAWQLVSVEEGEDSTTLLLQLDIPRHSQPFWPFQTRLEYRVTIGQHLDIAFTVHNRCADKFHYSSALHSYFDISHIDNVQLQGLDGCHYRDALDHWSTQQQRGKLAFDGEVDRIYQRQPPRLTLHDTANSDLYIDSDNSHSTVVWNPWIEKAKRLSHFDDHAYQQMVCVETANAGLDFISLAPGESHTLDLRLSRATC; encoded by the coding sequence ATGGATAACACAACGCTCATCGAGCAGCTGAAGCAACGCTTCAACCAACAAACAAGCGTCAACTTCAGGGAACAGGGTCAACTCGTCGCTATCGATGTAGAGAATGCCAGCGCATGCGCCAGTCTCTTCTTGCAAGGCGCGCAAATCAGCCACTACCAGCCGCAACAACAAACCCCGGTCCTGTGGTGCAGCGAACACTGTGATTACAGCCTAGGCCGCTCACTGCGTGGCGGCATCCCCATCTGCTGGCCCTGGTTTGGCGGCCTACACGCCAACCCGAAGACCATCACCGAGCAATATTCCACCCGCCAGCTCGACGATGCTTCCGCCCACGGCTTCGTCCGCGAACAGGCTTGGCAACTGGTCAGCGTAGAGGAAGGCGAAGACAGCACCACGCTGCTGTTACAACTGGACATCCCTCGCCACAGCCAGCCATTCTGGCCCTTTCAGACACGTCTTGAATACCGAGTCACCATTGGCCAGCATCTCGACATCGCCTTTACCGTACACAACCGCTGTGCCGATAAGTTTCACTACAGCAGCGCCCTGCATAGCTACTTCGACATCAGCCACATCGATAACGTCCAGCTACAAGGTCTCGACGGCTGCCACTATCGAGATGCCCTCGACCATTGGTCGACGCAACAACAGCGCGGCAAGCTGGCGTTTGACGGCGAAGTCGACCGCATCTATCAGCGCCAACCACCGCGCCTGACCCTGCACGACACCGCCAATAGCGACCTCTATATCGACAGTGACAACAGCCACAGCACCGTCGTCTGGAACCCGTGGATCGAGAAGGCCAAACGCCTCAGCCACTTCGATGATCACGCCTACCAACAGATGGTCTGTGTCGAGACCGCCAACGCCGGCCTCGACTTCATCAGCCTCGCCCCGGGCGAGTCACACACCCTAGACCTGAGGTTATCTCGCGCCACATGTTAA
- the arfB gene encoding alternative ribosome rescue aminoacyl-tRNA hydrolase ArfB: MLTINSHLSIKEWEVELSAIRSQGAGGQNVNKVSTAIHLRFDIRRSSLPSFYKERLLALKDSRISKDGVLILKAQRFRTQEKNREDALLRLKEIILQAAVVEKKRRPTKPTKGSQRRRLDGKTKDAKTKSLRKKIDY; this comes from the coding sequence ATGTTAACGATCAACTCACACCTGTCGATAAAAGAGTGGGAGGTCGAACTCTCCGCGATCCGCTCACAGGGTGCCGGCGGCCAGAATGTCAACAAGGTCTCGACGGCGATCCACCTGCGCTTCGACATCCGCCGCTCATCGCTGCCCAGCTTCTACAAGGAGCGCTTACTGGCGCTCAAAGACAGTCGCATCAGCAAGGACGGAGTGCTAATCCTCAAGGCACAGCGCTTCCGCACCCAGGAAAAAAACCGTGAGGACGCGCTATTACGCCTAAAGGAAATCATTCTGCAGGCCGCTGTCGTCGAGAAAAAACGCCGCCCCACCAAACCCACGAAGGGCTCGCAGAGGCGACGCCTCGACGGCAAAACCAAAGATGCCAAGACCAAGTCTCTGCGCAAGAAAATTGACTACTAG
- a CDS encoding HopJ type III effector protein, which produces MTDKSTLLARLKQQPEQVEFTEVIATIEACYHYTPAEFRNGNTVNAAGTNEGSAKIFAFAQLNQLDIAQTLACFGKFYRQDVLANPQGDDHQNIRNFMQSGWQGISFSSPALQEK; this is translated from the coding sequence ATGACCGATAAGAGCACATTACTAGCCCGCCTCAAACAACAACCTGAACAGGTTGAGTTTACCGAAGTGATCGCCACCATTGAGGCTTGCTATCACTACACACCGGCCGAGTTTCGCAATGGCAACACCGTCAATGCCGCCGGCACTAACGAAGGCTCGGCAAAGATATTCGCCTTCGCTCAACTCAATCAGCTCGACATCGCACAGACCCTCGCCTGCTTCGGCAAGTTCTATCGACAAGACGTATTAGCCAACCCACAGGGTGATGATCACCAGAACATTCGCAACTTCATGCAGAGCGGCTGGCAGGGCATCAGCTTCAGCAGCCCCGCGCTGCAGGAAAAGTAA
- the aspA gene encoding aspartate ammonia-lyase — protein sequence MLDDVKRRLEQDLLGEREIPETAYYGIHAQRAIDNFPISGSVISDVPQFIRGMVQTKKAAALANGELGTIEQEKTQAIIQACDLMLETGKGFDQFNIDLFQGGAGTSVNMNTNEVLANIALELLGYEKGRYDIINPNDHVNKCQSTNDAYPTGFRVALVQDCDSLLEAVEYLCGVMKDKSEEFDDVLKMGRTQLQDAVPMTLGQEFKAFAVTLNEELKSIQRTQSLLLEVNLGATAIGTGLNTPVEYSSLAIQRLSEVTGYPFVAAEDLVEATSDCGAYVSLSGSLKRAAVKLGKICNDLRLLSSGPRTGFGEINLPQLQAGSSIMPAKVNPVIPEVVNQIAFKVMGNDVTITMAAEAGQLQLNVMEPVIAQSIFESISLLKSGCYVLADKCIRGITANEQVCFNSVLNSIGIVTYLNPFIGHDAGDEIGKICAQTGRNVREVVLEMGLLTEQEVDEILSVENLKRPSYKAKLHKYA from the coding sequence ATGTTGGACGATGTAAAGCGGCGTTTGGAACAGGATCTGCTAGGTGAACGTGAGATTCCTGAGACGGCTTATTATGGTATTCATGCGCAGCGAGCGATCGATAACTTTCCGATCAGTGGTAGCGTGATTAGCGATGTGCCGCAGTTTATTCGCGGCATGGTTCAGACCAAGAAGGCAGCCGCCCTGGCTAACGGCGAACTCGGTACGATAGAGCAGGAAAAGACCCAGGCGATCATCCAGGCCTGTGACCTGATGCTTGAGACGGGCAAGGGCTTCGATCAGTTCAATATCGACCTGTTTCAGGGTGGCGCGGGTACCTCGGTCAATATGAACACCAACGAGGTGCTGGCAAACATTGCGCTGGAGCTGCTCGGCTATGAGAAGGGCCGCTACGATATTATCAACCCCAACGACCATGTGAATAAGTGCCAGTCAACCAACGATGCCTACCCGACAGGCTTCCGCGTTGCGTTGGTCCAGGACTGCGATAGCCTGCTGGAGGCGGTCGAATATCTCTGCGGTGTGATGAAAGATAAGTCGGAAGAATTTGACGATGTGTTAAAGATGGGCCGCACCCAGCTACAAGACGCCGTGCCGATGACCTTGGGTCAGGAGTTCAAGGCCTTCGCGGTGACGCTCAACGAAGAGCTGAAGAGTATTCAGCGCACGCAGAGTCTATTATTAGAGGTCAACCTCGGTGCGACGGCGATCGGCACCGGCCTGAATACTCCGGTGGAATATTCCAGCCTGGCGATACAGCGTCTGAGTGAGGTGACTGGCTATCCCTTTGTGGCGGCGGAAGACCTAGTTGAGGCGACGTCGGACTGTGGTGCCTATGTTAGCTTATCGGGTTCACTGAAGCGGGCGGCGGTTAAGCTGGGCAAAATCTGCAACGATTTGCGCCTGCTTAGCAGCGGCCCGCGCACCGGCTTCGGCGAGATTAACCTGCCACAGCTGCAGGCGGGCTCGTCGATCATGCCGGCCAAGGTCAACCCGGTCATCCCGGAGGTGGTCAATCAGATTGCCTTTAAGGTGATGGGCAACGATGTCACCATCACCATGGCAGCTGAGGCGGGTCAGCTACAGCTTAACGTGATGGAGCCGGTGATCGCACAGAGCATCTTCGAGTCGATCTCTCTGCTGAAGTCGGGCTGTTACGTGCTAGCGGATAAGTGTATTCGCGGCATCACCGCCAACGAACAGGTATGTTTTAACTCGGTACTTAACTCCATCGGCATCGTCACCTACCTCAACCCGTTCATCGGTCATGATGCCGGCGATGAGATCGGCAAGATCTGTGCACAGACTGGCCGTAATGTCCGCGAGGTGGTGCTGGAGATGGGCTTGCTGACCGAGCAGGAGGTCGACGAGATCCTCTCGGTAGAGAACCTAAAGCGGCCAAGCTACAAGGCCAAACTGCATAAGTACGCTTAA